One window from the genome of Lacerta agilis isolate rLacAgi1 chromosome 16, rLacAgi1.pri, whole genome shotgun sequence encodes:
- the CCDC120 gene encoding coiled-coil domain-containing protein 120 isoform X2 has translation MEVRGQLINSSSYSSSEALQRDLCPRIRLERVQELLEKQRSLQQVLSLRLKELRRICLQEAELTGKLPPEYPLEPGERPQPVRRRTAVAYRNPTALRNEEAPSLEELTQELALQQQVAEAARRLAVAPDLTAEQRRRRRQVQADAAQRLRELEAQVAEFRVRLGKGPPQRGSHEAFHSESSSLSESASHENGVCGCFYPVPCALSSDDPHSFHPSKVSNHQGTFFDRPSPPKARDHLRAISSSPDRRPGWRLLQPDLYNEGKDRRNSVASPASPSRTLPRSASSFEGRSVPATPVLARSACAGGHQFRSEAPALHPRQWSGSHDSQLGPPSRDTSADRASLFAARTRRSNSSEALIERAPSDDPLFPAAPPFKSAEALTPSISGRNSRAPYNDLLLDYYLERRCWGGGEHLSRRDGPPQLEWGAYPESPLQRRARPAARTKSCGPLLPPQSREVGYGPPLPPQRNFHKALALEGLRDWYLRNAGVSQRGALERRGPSHPSHQPLRSYYEPAAANPETGYYGAPGGLPHSVSYAGQPLYGRPFGELLYMDDSAGPYSLDSTEQPAPGTLV, from the exons ATGGAGGTGAGGGGGCAACTCATCAACTCATCCAGCTACAGCTCTTCAG AGGCTTTGCAGCGGGACCTCTGTCCGCGGATCCGGCTGGAGCGGGTGCAAGAGCTGCTGGAGAAGCAGCGGTCGCTCCAGCAAGTGCTCAGCCTGCGCCTTAAGGAGCTGCGCCGCATTTGCCTTCAGGAGGCT GAACTGACAGGAAAGCTGCCTCCCGAATACCCCCTGGAACCAGGGGAAAGACCCCAGCCCGTGCGCCGGAGGACGGCAGTCGCCTACCGAAATCCCACTGCCCTCAGGAACGAG GAAGCGCCTTCCCTGGAGGAGCTGACTCAGGAGCTGGCTCTGCAACAGCAAGTGGCCGAGGCTGCCCGGCGCCTTGCCGTGGCTCCAGACTTGACGGCTGAGCAGCGCCGCCGGCGGAGGCAGGTCCAGGCAGATGCCGCCCAGCGCCTCCGGGAGCTGGAGGCTCAGGTGGCAGAGTTCCGGGTGCGACTAGGCAAAGGGCCCCCCCAGAGGGGCAGCCATG aggcTTTTCATTCAGAGAGCAGCTCCCTCTCCGAATCGGCCAGCCATGAAAATG GGGTATGTGGATGCTTCTACCCTGTGCCCTGTGCTCTGTCCTCAGACGACCCCCACAGCTTCCACCCCTCCAAAGTCTCCAACCACCAGGGGACTTTTTTTGACCGTCCTTCGCCGCCTAAGGCCCGAGATCACCTGCGTGCCATTTCCAGTAGCCCCGACCGCCGACCAGGATGGCGGCTTTTGCAGCCGGACCTGTACAACGAGGGCAAGGATCGCAGGAACTCTGTTGCCAGCCCTGCCAG CCCAAGCCGCACCCTCCCCAGGAGTGCTTCCAGCTTTGAGGGCCGGAGTGTCCCAGCAACGCCAGTGTTGGCAAGGAGCGCTTGCGCAGGCGGCCACCAGTTCAG GTCCGAGGCCCCAGCCCTACACCCCCGGCAATGGTCAGGCAGCCACGACTCCCAGCTTGGACCCCCGAGCCGCGACACCAGCGCTGACCGGGCCTCCCTCTTCGCCGCTCGGACCCGTCGCAGCAACAGCTCAGAAGCCCTGATTGAGCGGGCCCCATCGGATGACCCTCTCTTCCCCGctgcccccccttttaaaagtgcGGAGGCCCTGACCCCTTCCATCTCTGGCCGCAACTCTCGGGCCCCTTACAACGACCTCCTTCTGGACTACTACCTGGAGCGCAGGTGCTGGGGCGGAGGCGAGCACCTTTCGCGCCGGGACGGGCCCCCCCAGCTGGAGTGGGGGGCCTATCCCGAGAGCCCGCTGCAGCGCCGAGCCCGGCCGGCTGCCCGCACCAAATCCTGCGGCCCGCTGTTGCCCCCCCAGTCCCGGGAGGTCGGTTACGGGCCCCCGTTGCCCCCCCAGCGCAACTTCCACAAAGCCCTGGCCCTGGAGGGACTCCGGGACTGGTACCTGCGCAACGCTGGAGTCAGCCAGCGGGGGGCGCTAGAGAGACGGGGACCCTCGCACCCCAGCCACCAGCCGCTCCGCAGCTATTATGAGCCAGCTGCCGCCAACCCCGAGACGGGCTACTATGGGGCGCCAGGGGGGCTGCCCCACTCAGTGAGCTACGCCGGGCAGCCGCTATATGGCAG ACCCTTTGGGGAACTGCTTTACATGGATGACTCTGCTGGCCCCTACAGCTTGGACTCCACAGAGCAGCCAGCCCCGGGGACATTGGTctga
- the CCDC120 gene encoding coiled-coil domain-containing protein 120 isoform X4, whose product MEVRGQLINSSSYSSSEALQRDLCPRIRLERVQELLEKQRSLQQVLSLRLKELRRICLQEAELTGKLPPEYPLEPGERPQPVRRRTAVAYRNPTALRNEEAPSLEELTQELALQQQVAEAARRLAVAPDLTAEQRRRRRQVQADAAQRLRELEAQVAEFRVRLGKGPPQRGSHEAFHSESSSLSESASHENDDPHSFHPSKVSNHQGTFFDRPSPPKARDHLRAISSSPDRRPGWRLLQPDLYNEGKDRRNSVASPASPSRTLPRSASSFEGRSVPATPVLARSACAGGHQFRSEAPALHPRQWSGSHDSQLGPPSRDTSADRASLFAARTRRSNSSEALIERAPSDDPLFPAAPPFKSAEALTPSISGRNSRAPYNDLLLDYYLERRCWGGGEHLSRRDGPPQLEWGAYPESPLQRRARPAARTKSCGPLLPPQSREVGYGPPLPPQRNFHKALALEGLRDWYLRNAGVSQRGALERRGPSHPSHQPLRSYYEPAAANPETGYYGAPGGLPHSVSYAGQPLYGRPFGELLYMDDSAGPYSLDSTEQPAPGTLV is encoded by the exons ATGGAGGTGAGGGGGCAACTCATCAACTCATCCAGCTACAGCTCTTCAG AGGCTTTGCAGCGGGACCTCTGTCCGCGGATCCGGCTGGAGCGGGTGCAAGAGCTGCTGGAGAAGCAGCGGTCGCTCCAGCAAGTGCTCAGCCTGCGCCTTAAGGAGCTGCGCCGCATTTGCCTTCAGGAGGCT GAACTGACAGGAAAGCTGCCTCCCGAATACCCCCTGGAACCAGGGGAAAGACCCCAGCCCGTGCGCCGGAGGACGGCAGTCGCCTACCGAAATCCCACTGCCCTCAGGAACGAG GAAGCGCCTTCCCTGGAGGAGCTGACTCAGGAGCTGGCTCTGCAACAGCAAGTGGCCGAGGCTGCCCGGCGCCTTGCCGTGGCTCCAGACTTGACGGCTGAGCAGCGCCGCCGGCGGAGGCAGGTCCAGGCAGATGCCGCCCAGCGCCTCCGGGAGCTGGAGGCTCAGGTGGCAGAGTTCCGGGTGCGACTAGGCAAAGGGCCCCCCCAGAGGGGCAGCCATG aggcTTTTCATTCAGAGAGCAGCTCCCTCTCCGAATCGGCCAGCCATGAAAATG ACGACCCCCACAGCTTCCACCCCTCCAAAGTCTCCAACCACCAGGGGACTTTTTTTGACCGTCCTTCGCCGCCTAAGGCCCGAGATCACCTGCGTGCCATTTCCAGTAGCCCCGACCGCCGACCAGGATGGCGGCTTTTGCAGCCGGACCTGTACAACGAGGGCAAGGATCGCAGGAACTCTGTTGCCAGCCCTGCCAG CCCAAGCCGCACCCTCCCCAGGAGTGCTTCCAGCTTTGAGGGCCGGAGTGTCCCAGCAACGCCAGTGTTGGCAAGGAGCGCTTGCGCAGGCGGCCACCAGTTCAG GTCCGAGGCCCCAGCCCTACACCCCCGGCAATGGTCAGGCAGCCACGACTCCCAGCTTGGACCCCCGAGCCGCGACACCAGCGCTGACCGGGCCTCCCTCTTCGCCGCTCGGACCCGTCGCAGCAACAGCTCAGAAGCCCTGATTGAGCGGGCCCCATCGGATGACCCTCTCTTCCCCGctgcccccccttttaaaagtgcGGAGGCCCTGACCCCTTCCATCTCTGGCCGCAACTCTCGGGCCCCTTACAACGACCTCCTTCTGGACTACTACCTGGAGCGCAGGTGCTGGGGCGGAGGCGAGCACCTTTCGCGCCGGGACGGGCCCCCCCAGCTGGAGTGGGGGGCCTATCCCGAGAGCCCGCTGCAGCGCCGAGCCCGGCCGGCTGCCCGCACCAAATCCTGCGGCCCGCTGTTGCCCCCCCAGTCCCGGGAGGTCGGTTACGGGCCCCCGTTGCCCCCCCAGCGCAACTTCCACAAAGCCCTGGCCCTGGAGGGACTCCGGGACTGGTACCTGCGCAACGCTGGAGTCAGCCAGCGGGGGGCGCTAGAGAGACGGGGACCCTCGCACCCCAGCCACCAGCCGCTCCGCAGCTATTATGAGCCAGCTGCCGCCAACCCCGAGACGGGCTACTATGGGGCGCCAGGGGGGCTGCCCCACTCAGTGAGCTACGCCGGGCAGCCGCTATATGGCAG ACCCTTTGGGGAACTGCTTTACATGGATGACTCTGCTGGCCCCTACAGCTTGGACTCCACAGAGCAGCCAGCCCCGGGGACATTGGTctga
- the CCDC120 gene encoding coiled-coil domain-containing protein 120 isoform X1 yields MEVRGQLINSSSYSSSEALQRDLCPRIRLERVQELLEKQRSLQQVLSLRLKELRRICLQEAELTGKLPPEYPLEPGERPQPVRRRTAVAYRNPTALRNEEAPSLEELTQELALQQQVAEAARRLAVAPDLTAEQRRRRRQVQADAAQRLRELEAQVAEFRVRLGKGPPQRGSHEEAFHSESSSLSESASHENGVCGCFYPVPCALSSDDPHSFHPSKVSNHQGTFFDRPSPPKARDHLRAISSSPDRRPGWRLLQPDLYNEGKDRRNSVASPASPSRTLPRSASSFEGRSVPATPVLARSACAGGHQFRSEAPALHPRQWSGSHDSQLGPPSRDTSADRASLFAARTRRSNSSEALIERAPSDDPLFPAAPPFKSAEALTPSISGRNSRAPYNDLLLDYYLERRCWGGGEHLSRRDGPPQLEWGAYPESPLQRRARPAARTKSCGPLLPPQSREVGYGPPLPPQRNFHKALALEGLRDWYLRNAGVSQRGALERRGPSHPSHQPLRSYYEPAAANPETGYYGAPGGLPHSVSYAGQPLYGRPFGELLYMDDSAGPYSLDSTEQPAPGTLV; encoded by the exons ATGGAGGTGAGGGGGCAACTCATCAACTCATCCAGCTACAGCTCTTCAG AGGCTTTGCAGCGGGACCTCTGTCCGCGGATCCGGCTGGAGCGGGTGCAAGAGCTGCTGGAGAAGCAGCGGTCGCTCCAGCAAGTGCTCAGCCTGCGCCTTAAGGAGCTGCGCCGCATTTGCCTTCAGGAGGCT GAACTGACAGGAAAGCTGCCTCCCGAATACCCCCTGGAACCAGGGGAAAGACCCCAGCCCGTGCGCCGGAGGACGGCAGTCGCCTACCGAAATCCCACTGCCCTCAGGAACGAG GAAGCGCCTTCCCTGGAGGAGCTGACTCAGGAGCTGGCTCTGCAACAGCAAGTGGCCGAGGCTGCCCGGCGCCTTGCCGTGGCTCCAGACTTGACGGCTGAGCAGCGCCGCCGGCGGAGGCAGGTCCAGGCAGATGCCGCCCAGCGCCTCCGGGAGCTGGAGGCTCAGGTGGCAGAGTTCCGGGTGCGACTAGGCAAAGGGCCCCCCCAGAGGGGCAGCCATG aagaggcTTTTCATTCAGAGAGCAGCTCCCTCTCCGAATCGGCCAGCCATGAAAATG GGGTATGTGGATGCTTCTACCCTGTGCCCTGTGCTCTGTCCTCAGACGACCCCCACAGCTTCCACCCCTCCAAAGTCTCCAACCACCAGGGGACTTTTTTTGACCGTCCTTCGCCGCCTAAGGCCCGAGATCACCTGCGTGCCATTTCCAGTAGCCCCGACCGCCGACCAGGATGGCGGCTTTTGCAGCCGGACCTGTACAACGAGGGCAAGGATCGCAGGAACTCTGTTGCCAGCCCTGCCAG CCCAAGCCGCACCCTCCCCAGGAGTGCTTCCAGCTTTGAGGGCCGGAGTGTCCCAGCAACGCCAGTGTTGGCAAGGAGCGCTTGCGCAGGCGGCCACCAGTTCAG GTCCGAGGCCCCAGCCCTACACCCCCGGCAATGGTCAGGCAGCCACGACTCCCAGCTTGGACCCCCGAGCCGCGACACCAGCGCTGACCGGGCCTCCCTCTTCGCCGCTCGGACCCGTCGCAGCAACAGCTCAGAAGCCCTGATTGAGCGGGCCCCATCGGATGACCCTCTCTTCCCCGctgcccccccttttaaaagtgcGGAGGCCCTGACCCCTTCCATCTCTGGCCGCAACTCTCGGGCCCCTTACAACGACCTCCTTCTGGACTACTACCTGGAGCGCAGGTGCTGGGGCGGAGGCGAGCACCTTTCGCGCCGGGACGGGCCCCCCCAGCTGGAGTGGGGGGCCTATCCCGAGAGCCCGCTGCAGCGCCGAGCCCGGCCGGCTGCCCGCACCAAATCCTGCGGCCCGCTGTTGCCCCCCCAGTCCCGGGAGGTCGGTTACGGGCCCCCGTTGCCCCCCCAGCGCAACTTCCACAAAGCCCTGGCCCTGGAGGGACTCCGGGACTGGTACCTGCGCAACGCTGGAGTCAGCCAGCGGGGGGCGCTAGAGAGACGGGGACCCTCGCACCCCAGCCACCAGCCGCTCCGCAGCTATTATGAGCCAGCTGCCGCCAACCCCGAGACGGGCTACTATGGGGCGCCAGGGGGGCTGCCCCACTCAGTGAGCTACGCCGGGCAGCCGCTATATGGCAG ACCCTTTGGGGAACTGCTTTACATGGATGACTCTGCTGGCCCCTACAGCTTGGACTCCACAGAGCAGCCAGCCCCGGGGACATTGGTctga
- the CCDC120 gene encoding coiled-coil domain-containing protein 120 isoform X3 yields MEVRGQLINSSSYSSSEALQRDLCPRIRLERVQELLEKQRSLQQVLSLRLKELRRICLQEAELTGKLPPEYPLEPGERPQPVRRRTAVAYRNPTALRNEEAPSLEELTQELALQQQVAEAARRLAVAPDLTAEQRRRRRQVQADAAQRLRELEAQVAEFRVRLGKGPPQRGSHEEAFHSESSSLSESASHENDDPHSFHPSKVSNHQGTFFDRPSPPKARDHLRAISSSPDRRPGWRLLQPDLYNEGKDRRNSVASPASPSRTLPRSASSFEGRSVPATPVLARSACAGGHQFRSEAPALHPRQWSGSHDSQLGPPSRDTSADRASLFAARTRRSNSSEALIERAPSDDPLFPAAPPFKSAEALTPSISGRNSRAPYNDLLLDYYLERRCWGGGEHLSRRDGPPQLEWGAYPESPLQRRARPAARTKSCGPLLPPQSREVGYGPPLPPQRNFHKALALEGLRDWYLRNAGVSQRGALERRGPSHPSHQPLRSYYEPAAANPETGYYGAPGGLPHSVSYAGQPLYGRPFGELLYMDDSAGPYSLDSTEQPAPGTLV; encoded by the exons ATGGAGGTGAGGGGGCAACTCATCAACTCATCCAGCTACAGCTCTTCAG AGGCTTTGCAGCGGGACCTCTGTCCGCGGATCCGGCTGGAGCGGGTGCAAGAGCTGCTGGAGAAGCAGCGGTCGCTCCAGCAAGTGCTCAGCCTGCGCCTTAAGGAGCTGCGCCGCATTTGCCTTCAGGAGGCT GAACTGACAGGAAAGCTGCCTCCCGAATACCCCCTGGAACCAGGGGAAAGACCCCAGCCCGTGCGCCGGAGGACGGCAGTCGCCTACCGAAATCCCACTGCCCTCAGGAACGAG GAAGCGCCTTCCCTGGAGGAGCTGACTCAGGAGCTGGCTCTGCAACAGCAAGTGGCCGAGGCTGCCCGGCGCCTTGCCGTGGCTCCAGACTTGACGGCTGAGCAGCGCCGCCGGCGGAGGCAGGTCCAGGCAGATGCCGCCCAGCGCCTCCGGGAGCTGGAGGCTCAGGTGGCAGAGTTCCGGGTGCGACTAGGCAAAGGGCCCCCCCAGAGGGGCAGCCATG aagaggcTTTTCATTCAGAGAGCAGCTCCCTCTCCGAATCGGCCAGCCATGAAAATG ACGACCCCCACAGCTTCCACCCCTCCAAAGTCTCCAACCACCAGGGGACTTTTTTTGACCGTCCTTCGCCGCCTAAGGCCCGAGATCACCTGCGTGCCATTTCCAGTAGCCCCGACCGCCGACCAGGATGGCGGCTTTTGCAGCCGGACCTGTACAACGAGGGCAAGGATCGCAGGAACTCTGTTGCCAGCCCTGCCAG CCCAAGCCGCACCCTCCCCAGGAGTGCTTCCAGCTTTGAGGGCCGGAGTGTCCCAGCAACGCCAGTGTTGGCAAGGAGCGCTTGCGCAGGCGGCCACCAGTTCAG GTCCGAGGCCCCAGCCCTACACCCCCGGCAATGGTCAGGCAGCCACGACTCCCAGCTTGGACCCCCGAGCCGCGACACCAGCGCTGACCGGGCCTCCCTCTTCGCCGCTCGGACCCGTCGCAGCAACAGCTCAGAAGCCCTGATTGAGCGGGCCCCATCGGATGACCCTCTCTTCCCCGctgcccccccttttaaaagtgcGGAGGCCCTGACCCCTTCCATCTCTGGCCGCAACTCTCGGGCCCCTTACAACGACCTCCTTCTGGACTACTACCTGGAGCGCAGGTGCTGGGGCGGAGGCGAGCACCTTTCGCGCCGGGACGGGCCCCCCCAGCTGGAGTGGGGGGCCTATCCCGAGAGCCCGCTGCAGCGCCGAGCCCGGCCGGCTGCCCGCACCAAATCCTGCGGCCCGCTGTTGCCCCCCCAGTCCCGGGAGGTCGGTTACGGGCCCCCGTTGCCCCCCCAGCGCAACTTCCACAAAGCCCTGGCCCTGGAGGGACTCCGGGACTGGTACCTGCGCAACGCTGGAGTCAGCCAGCGGGGGGCGCTAGAGAGACGGGGACCCTCGCACCCCAGCCACCAGCCGCTCCGCAGCTATTATGAGCCAGCTGCCGCCAACCCCGAGACGGGCTACTATGGGGCGCCAGGGGGGCTGCCCCACTCAGTGAGCTACGCCGGGCAGCCGCTATATGGCAG ACCCTTTGGGGAACTGCTTTACATGGATGACTCTGCTGGCCCCTACAGCTTGGACTCCACAGAGCAGCCAGCCCCGGGGACATTGGTctga